A region of Oncorhynchus masou masou isolate Uvic2021 chromosome 29, UVic_Omas_1.1, whole genome shotgun sequence DNA encodes the following proteins:
- the ccka gene encoding cholecystokinin a, whose protein sequence is MNAGICVCVLLAAFSGSSLGRPSHSQDEDKPEPLQLDSVMSPQHTRHTRSASSSGQLIPFSKPAEDEAEDLRTSLRQLLARLISRKGSLQRSSSLSSRASGPGPSHKIKDRDYLGWMDFGRRSAEEYEEYSS, encoded by the exons ATGAATGCAGGCATCTGTGTATGTGTACTGCTGGCTGCGTTCTCTGGCAGCAGTTTGGGGCGCCCGTCGCACTCGCAGGATGAGGACAAGCCTGAGCCCCTCCAGCTCGACAGCGTTATGTCTCCccaacacacacgccacaccCGCTCAGCATCCTCCAGTGGCCAGCTCATCCCCTTCTCCAAACCGGCAGAGGACGAGGCAGAGGACCTCCGCACCAGTCTGCGCCAACTACTGGCAAGATTGATATCCAGGAAAG GATCATTGCAGAGGAGCTCGTCCCTGAGCAGCAGAGCCAGCGGTCCGGGTCCCAGCCACAAGATAAAGGACAGAGACTACCTGGGCTGGATGGACTTCGGACGCCGCAGTGCAGAGGAATACGAGGAGTACTCCTCATAG